In a single window of the Acetivibrio clariflavus DSM 19732 genome:
- a CDS encoding DUF4118 domain-containing protein, whose translation MKKMVIGGTYVYSGKGFSYSTVKKIRDGGIIDLGYSSWENDQQWIEVLEDNFFIGFINSKTKLIDLDNYCFVMEDNLLCYEKPDFSSEIKICLKRYDKVYLVSKIYNKGRLWLKIYDKHGFRCYIDANSYICPNKFTPYTATLGENTFMYIAPPGKGVIKTIHLKKRNRIYVRGLVPSLSSNSLINNNRIRYIAQSDSLDNPALSKDVWMEIYARGLIGYIPAFTKTKDLLYIKQLPYEHFRQHSIFNAYSHQNKLSLSGLISIVLGVILFFIFPYFSIFAFYLWTLGICLFILKYFCS comes from the coding sequence ATGAAAAAGATGGTCATCGGTGGTACTTATGTATATAGTGGAAAAGGCTTTTCTTATTCCACTGTAAAAAAAATAAGAGATGGTGGAATAATTGATCTTGGATATTCATCTTGGGAAAACGATCAGCAGTGGATCGAAGTCCTTGAAGATAATTTTTTTATTGGTTTCATCAACAGCAAGACCAAACTTATAGACCTTGATAACTACTGCTTCGTAATGGAGGACAACTTATTATGCTATGAGAAACCCGATTTCAGTTCCGAAATCAAAATATGTCTAAAAAGGTATGACAAGGTCTATTTGGTTTCCAAAATATACAATAAAGGCCGCTTATGGCTGAAAATATACGATAAGCATGGATTCCGCTGTTACATTGACGCAAATTCATATATTTGTCCGAACAAATTCACTCCCTATACAGCAACACTGGGCGAGAATACTTTTATGTACATTGCACCTCCTGGAAAAGGTGTAATTAAAACTATTCACTTAAAAAAAAGAAATCGCATATACGTTAGAGGATTAGTTCCGAGCTTAAGTTCAAACTCTTTAATTAACAACAATAGAATTAGATATATCGCACAAAGCGATTCTTTAGACAATCCTGCTCTCTCCAAAGATGTATGGATGGAAATCTATGCTCGCGGGCTAATCGGTTACATACCTGCTTTTACAAAAACAAAGGACTTGCTGTACATAAAGCAATTACCCTATGAGCATTTCAGACAACACTCCATTTTCAATGCTTATAGCCATCAAAACAAGCTTTCATTATCGGGGCTGATATCCATAGTCTTAGGAGTAATTTTGTTTTTTATATTTCCCTATTTTTCTATTTTCGCCTTTTATCTTTGGACTTTAGGAATATGTCTTTTTATACTTAAATATTTCTGTTCATAA